The Urbifossiella limnaea genome has a window encoding:
- a CDS encoding DUF1559 domain-containing protein, protein MPRSLPRRSAFTLIELLVVIAIIAILIGLLLPAVQKVREAAARIKCANNLKQFGIGMHAYHDTRNRLPSAGAHNRDGNNNASSDSTSWGPSWGIAILPYIEQDPLYKGYNYALQRSRDGVNAAVVGVTISVFQCPSDGSSKPAFNCSGVSFARGNYAVNCGAGNAFSTTDYNLTNERGPFSMGDPSAPAPTPYTQDNIGYGARFADITDGTSNTALLSELLAGDQAGDVRGAWAYPPGAYISGGAPSYNSPRLLLTPNANALDNNNRDQPGFCSASNTDRDLRCAAGGSRAYQTARSKHTGGVQVTLGDGSTRFIRNSIDLPTWRQLLAQSDGTVLGSNAY, encoded by the coding sequence TCGCCATTCTGATCGGGCTCCTCCTGCCCGCCGTGCAGAAGGTCCGCGAGGCCGCCGCCCGGATCAAGTGCGCTAACAACCTCAAGCAATTCGGCATCGGCATGCACGCCTACCACGACACCCGGAACCGGCTCCCCTCGGCCGGGGCCCATAACCGGGACGGCAACAACAATGCATCGTCCGACAGCACGAGCTGGGGGCCGTCGTGGGGGATCGCCATCCTCCCCTACATCGAGCAGGACCCGCTGTACAAGGGGTACAACTACGCCCTGCAGCGGTCGCGGGACGGGGTCAACGCGGCCGTGGTCGGGGTGACCATCTCCGTGTTCCAGTGCCCCAGCGACGGCAGCAGCAAGCCGGCCTTTAACTGCAGCGGGGTGTCGTTCGCCCGCGGCAACTACGCGGTCAACTGCGGGGCCGGCAACGCCTTCTCCACGACCGACTACAACCTGACCAACGAGCGCGGGCCGTTCAGCATGGGCGACCCGTCGGCCCCAGCCCCCACGCCCTACACCCAGGACAACATCGGCTACGGGGCCCGGTTCGCCGACATCACCGACGGCACGTCGAACACCGCCCTGCTCTCCGAGTTGCTCGCCGGCGACCAGGCCGGCGACGTCCGCGGGGCGTGGGCCTACCCCCCGGGAGCCTACATCAGCGGCGGGGCGCCGTCGTACAACAGCCCGCGACTGCTCCTGACCCCCAACGCCAACGCCCTTGACAACAACAACCGGGACCAGCCCGGGTTCTGCTCGGCGAGCAACACCGACCGGGATCTGCGCTGCGCGGCCGGCGGCAGCCGGGCCTACCAGACCGCCCGCAGCAAGCACACCGGCGGCGTGCAGGTGACCCTCGGCGACGGCTCGACCCGGTTCATCCGCAACTCCATCGACCTGCCGACTTGGCGCCAGTTGCTCGCCCAGTCCGACGGCACGGTGCTCGGCTCCAACGCCTACTGA
- a CDS encoding Gfo/Idh/MocA family protein: MSKSSRRSFLASSAAAGAAMSFTAKSYAQVPGANARVGVGFLGVGGRCQQHIDVILKMRELNKPVAPVAVCDVWDGQVVANLIRGRGLYPSAERCGLNRDDRNHVSKDYRKILEQKDVDVVCIATPDHWHARMAIDAMQAGKDVYMEKPMTRTIAEAIAVVDAAQKLNRVVTVGVQSMADPTWLAANEYVKAGNIGHVLQGQTSYFRNSSVGQWRYYPLTREMSPTTVDWNMWLGHAFKGVDDQPLGPTPAQMPFDRAVWAQWRCYWPFGGGMFTDLFVHQTTHLIAAMGLKFPGRVTGGGGLYMEYDGRDVPDVATVVADYEEGCQVIISATMLNDVQLGETIRGHLGTIKFSPTGRADYLKGFEVYGQYPAGGPSKPKDADSKPIHEYVNPKFASPKNGVEDSATYALWDNFLECVAAKRRMTLSTPELGAAAFSTVNMGANSYRNGKVYFWDKDGRAPKEADSSWATKLEARSKKRDTPSQVQGWTGGDRGSKLVPPAYQRLEGPWVNGADPAPAGN; this comes from the coding sequence ATGTCGAAGTCGTCGCGACGGTCCTTCCTGGCGTCCTCGGCCGCGGCCGGGGCGGCCATGAGTTTCACGGCCAAGAGCTACGCCCAGGTGCCCGGGGCCAACGCCCGCGTCGGCGTCGGCTTCCTCGGCGTCGGCGGTCGCTGCCAGCAGCACATCGACGTGATCCTGAAGATGCGCGAGCTGAACAAGCCCGTCGCCCCGGTCGCCGTGTGCGACGTGTGGGACGGGCAGGTCGTGGCGAACCTGATCCGCGGCCGCGGCCTGTACCCGTCGGCCGAGCGGTGCGGCCTGAACCGCGACGACCGCAACCACGTCTCCAAGGACTACCGCAAAATCCTGGAGCAGAAGGACGTGGACGTGGTGTGCATCGCCACCCCCGACCACTGGCACGCCCGCATGGCCATTGACGCCATGCAGGCGGGCAAGGACGTGTACATGGAGAAGCCGATGACCCGCACGATCGCCGAGGCGATCGCCGTGGTCGACGCCGCCCAGAAGCTCAACCGCGTCGTCACCGTCGGCGTGCAGTCGATGGCCGACCCGACGTGGCTCGCGGCCAACGAGTACGTGAAGGCCGGCAACATCGGCCACGTCCTCCAGGGGCAGACGAGCTACTTCCGCAACAGCAGCGTCGGCCAGTGGCGGTACTACCCGCTGACCCGCGAGATGAGCCCGACCACGGTGGACTGGAACATGTGGCTCGGCCACGCCTTCAAGGGCGTGGACGACCAGCCGCTCGGCCCGACCCCGGCGCAGATGCCGTTCGACCGGGCCGTGTGGGCGCAGTGGCGGTGCTACTGGCCGTTCGGCGGCGGCATGTTCACCGACCTGTTCGTCCACCAGACGACGCACCTGATCGCCGCGATGGGGCTGAAGTTCCCCGGGCGGGTGACCGGCGGCGGCGGCCTGTACATGGAGTACGACGGCCGCGACGTGCCGGACGTGGCGACGGTGGTGGCCGACTACGAGGAGGGCTGCCAGGTCATCATCTCGGCGACGATGCTGAACGACGTGCAGCTGGGCGAGACGATCCGCGGCCACCTGGGCACGATCAAGTTCAGCCCGACCGGCCGGGCCGATTACCTGAAGGGGTTCGAGGTGTACGGCCAGTACCCGGCCGGCGGCCCGAGCAAGCCGAAGGACGCGGACAGCAAGCCGATCCACGAGTACGTGAACCCGAAGTTCGCCAGCCCGAAGAACGGCGTCGAGGACTCGGCGACGTACGCCCTGTGGGACAACTTCCTGGAGTGCGTGGCGGCGAAGCGGCGGATGACGCTGAGCACCCCGGAGCTCGGCGCCGCGGCGTTCAGCACGGTGAACATGGGCGCCAACAGCTACCGCAACGGCAAGGTGTACTTCTGGGACAAGGACGGCCGCGCCCCGAAGGAGGCCGACAGCAGCTGGGCGACGAAGCTGGAGGCCCGCAGCAAGAAGCGCGACACGCCGAGCCAGGTGCAGGGCTGGACGGGCGGCGACCGCGGCAGCAAGCTGGTGCCGCCGGCGTACCAGCGGCTCGAAGGCCCGTGGGTGAACGGCGCCGACCCGGCGCCGGCCGGGAACTGA
- a CDS encoding carboxylesterase family protein encodes MTRALFAALLSAVAFVAAGSAQDAKTGFITKDFTDPDGTKIPYVVFVPHGYDGTKEYPVILFLHGAGETKGRGGVPAKVGIGTAIKKQEKEFGFITVIPQSQKGGWQAASAEGKRALAILDEVTKSYKTDTKRVYLTGLSMGGFGTWSIAAAHPDRWAAIAPICGGGNAKDAPKIKDIPTWVFHGDQDKAVKVELSRTMVDALKKAGGNPKYSEYAGVDHNSWDRAYAEKEFFPWLAAQKKK; translated from the coding sequence GTGACCCGCGCGCTGTTCGCCGCCCTCCTGTCGGCCGTGGCGTTCGTTGCCGCCGGCTCCGCCCAGGACGCCAAGACCGGCTTCATCACCAAGGACTTCACCGACCCCGACGGGACGAAGATTCCCTACGTCGTGTTCGTGCCTCACGGCTACGACGGCACGAAGGAGTACCCCGTCATCCTGTTCCTGCACGGCGCCGGCGAGACGAAGGGCCGCGGCGGCGTGCCCGCGAAGGTCGGCATCGGCACCGCCATCAAGAAGCAGGAGAAGGAGTTCGGGTTCATCACCGTCATCCCGCAGTCGCAGAAGGGCGGCTGGCAGGCCGCGAGCGCCGAGGGGAAGCGTGCCCTCGCCATCCTCGACGAGGTGACCAAGAGCTACAAGACGGACACGAAGCGGGTGTACCTCACCGGCCTGAGCATGGGCGGGTTCGGTACCTGGAGTATCGCCGCGGCGCACCCCGACCGGTGGGCCGCCATCGCCCCGATCTGCGGCGGCGGGAACGCCAAGGACGCCCCGAAGATCAAGGACATCCCCACGTGGGTGTTCCACGGCGACCAGGACAAGGCCGTGAAGGTCGAGCTGTCGCGGACGATGGTGGACGCCCTGAAGAAGGCCGGCGGCAACCCCAAGTACAGCGAGTACGCCGGCGTCGACCACAACAGCTGGGACCGCGCCTACGCCGAGAAGGAATTCTTCCCCTGGTTGGCGGCGCAGAAGAAGAAGTGA
- a CDS encoding class I SAM-dependent methyltransferase, producing MNAKLLVPSALRPAARRVARAFRPVRHVAPLCGPDLRARVEVVRACPVGEAGRPFDVTLRVTNHSPLPVGPEGTHPVGVLARWSCATGAACDPCDGFAPLPRAVYPGESVTAVFRAPAPGYLGDYVATFALGQRGGPSFEAVGPAARFDVNVTHPFDAGFNYLDIYSKADLGRDHWSASGPPSAAEFERLKPIKLDLLKKLGLTPDGRLLDVGCGTGLLAAAAEAYLSDRGGYFGTDLAPEAVEFCRRTYRRPNFRFAVNGMTTVPAPDAAFDAVAFYSVFTHTYPDETALLLAEAARALAPGGVVFADVFTSPLVSRSAGSRYAVEVNRDHLLRLAALAGLSAEVVQALPWVGPATREFFAFRRK from the coding sequence ATGAACGCCAAGCTCCTCGTGCCGTCCGCCCTCCGCCCGGCGGCCCGTCGCGTGGCCCGTGCCTTCCGCCCCGTCCGCCACGTCGCCCCGCTGTGTGGTCCCGACCTGCGGGCGCGCGTCGAGGTCGTTCGGGCCTGCCCCGTGGGCGAGGCCGGCCGGCCGTTCGACGTGACGCTCCGTGTCACGAACCACAGTCCCCTCCCGGTTGGGCCGGAGGGAACGCACCCGGTCGGCGTCCTTGCGCGCTGGAGCTGCGCCACCGGCGCCGCCTGCGACCCGTGCGACGGGTTCGCCCCCCTGCCCCGCGCCGTGTACCCCGGCGAGTCGGTCACCGCCGTGTTCCGCGCCCCGGCCCCCGGCTACCTCGGCGACTACGTGGCGACGTTCGCCCTCGGCCAGCGCGGCGGCCCGAGCTTCGAGGCGGTCGGCCCGGCGGCCCGCTTCGACGTGAACGTCACCCACCCGTTCGACGCGGGGTTCAACTACCTGGACATCTATTCGAAGGCCGACCTGGGCCGCGACCACTGGAGCGCCTCGGGCCCGCCGTCGGCCGCGGAGTTCGAGCGCCTCAAGCCGATCAAGCTCGACCTGCTGAAGAAGCTCGGTCTGACGCCCGACGGCCGCCTGCTCGACGTGGGCTGCGGCACCGGCTTGCTGGCCGCGGCCGCGGAAGCTTACCTCTCCGACCGCGGGGGGTACTTCGGCACGGACCTGGCGCCGGAGGCGGTCGAATTCTGCCGCCGCACGTACCGCCGGCCGAACTTCCGCTTCGCGGTCAACGGCATGACGACGGTCCCGGCACCGGACGCGGCGTTCGACGCGGTGGCGTTCTACAGCGTGTTCACGCACACCTACCCGGACGAGACGGCACTGCTGCTTGCGGAGGCGGCGCGGGCGCTGGCCCCCGGCGGCGTCGTCTTTGCGGACGTGTTCACGTCGCCGCTGGTGAGCCGGTCGGCGGGGAGTCGGTACGCGGTGGAGGTGAACCGCGACCACCTGCTGCGTCTGGCGGCGCTGGCGGGCCTGTCGGCGGAGGTGGTGCAGGCGCTGCCGTGGGTCGGGCCGGCGACGCGCGAGTTCTTCGCCTTCCGGCGGAAGTGA
- a CDS encoding FG-GAP repeat domain-containing protein, whose product MTKPNRPADLRVERLEDRDVPAGSVIPAGEFNWTQYAPTGELAQLVWNGQTLVYRTRAASQWFDTPVATATTFTQSQYDNRDAVQKASQSAQLVFTNDGTPHVLFLDQAWNGSGNGFQTVIRHYARTGGAWQQVETIGTPWLSTWGPSNLVAEAGANNSLHLLFAETYTAATGVGNSGSGILWYATNKSGSWAFDRVADTADLKQEIWFTGGRWAPRYLSIAVDGKNNAHVTYTPQFYIAGAFSTVYSELRYASNSSGSWKSEVVQQPSDGTADAGLGASVAVSPSGQIAIAHYYVERYPTGSPEWSKLIYSTRNANGTWAHQNVATAPDGYVAGDGAKFTGFAPQLYFDSAGRANVVFSDEAGEHLPVSYANEVAGQIRVATLSGGRWQLKTVYRQSNPLANQLLYPVAAERNGQVTFAGLGALAHTDANKNPTVTDYSLVEVGVPAGMAAPIVAASNPNSTGSPTRPDTATQVPANSTPAAAAPAPSTPAAFATATAATPGSATTVVVFRSDATVDFTITPFGNDYAGGARVVRGDVTGDGTPDVIVGSGGGIAARVRIWDGATRQLIFDTAPFENFTGSAEVAVADFNRDGRMDVVIAPGEGGGPRVQVWAGGALTKMVPDFFGLPYPDFRGGLRVAAGDVNRDGVADLVVAPGWGGGPRLSVYNGATLAGGKPQQLVNDFFVFDESVRTGVFLTVGDVDGDGYADVVAGAGVGGAPRVRVVSGVALAGGKTNVALADFFAGDANGRAGARVAAAKLDGDNRADILVGGPNSEVELYYGADIKLDPDPDARGRVRVFGGLADPLYVG is encoded by the coding sequence ATGACCAAGCCGAACCGCCCGGCCGACCTCCGCGTCGAGCGACTGGAAGACCGCGACGTGCCGGCCGGGAGTGTCATCCCGGCGGGCGAGTTCAACTGGACCCAGTACGCCCCCACGGGGGAGCTCGCCCAGCTGGTTTGGAACGGCCAGACGCTCGTCTACCGCACCCGCGCGGCGAGCCAGTGGTTCGACACGCCCGTCGCCACCGCCACCACTTTCACGCAGAGCCAGTACGACAACCGCGACGCCGTGCAGAAGGCGTCCCAGTCCGCGCAGCTCGTCTTCACCAACGACGGCACCCCGCACGTCCTGTTCCTCGACCAGGCCTGGAACGGCTCGGGGAACGGCTTCCAGACCGTCATCCGCCACTACGCCCGCACCGGCGGCGCGTGGCAGCAGGTCGAAACGATCGGCACGCCGTGGCTGAGCACGTGGGGGCCGAGCAACCTGGTCGCCGAGGCGGGAGCGAACAACTCCCTCCACCTGCTCTTCGCCGAGACGTACACCGCGGCCACCGGCGTGGGCAACTCGGGCAGCGGCATCCTGTGGTACGCCACGAACAAGAGCGGCAGCTGGGCGTTCGACCGCGTCGCCGACACGGCCGACCTGAAGCAGGAAATCTGGTTCACCGGCGGCCGTTGGGCGCCGCGGTACCTGTCGATCGCGGTCGACGGGAAGAACAACGCCCACGTCACGTACACGCCGCAGTTCTACATCGCCGGCGCGTTCAGCACCGTCTACAGCGAGCTGCGCTACGCCTCGAACTCGTCCGGCTCGTGGAAGTCCGAGGTGGTCCAGCAGCCGAGCGACGGCACCGCCGACGCCGGGCTCGGGGCGTCGGTCGCGGTCAGCCCGTCCGGGCAGATCGCGATCGCCCACTACTACGTCGAGCGCTACCCGACCGGCTCGCCCGAGTGGTCGAAGCTGATCTACAGCACCCGCAACGCGAACGGCACGTGGGCCCACCAGAACGTCGCCACCGCGCCGGACGGCTACGTCGCCGGCGACGGGGCGAAGTTCACCGGGTTCGCCCCGCAGCTGTACTTCGACTCGGCCGGCCGGGCGAACGTGGTGTTCTCGGACGAGGCCGGTGAGCACCTGCCGGTGTCGTACGCGAACGAGGTCGCCGGGCAGATCCGCGTCGCCACGCTGAGCGGCGGCCGGTGGCAGTTGAAGACGGTGTACCGGCAGTCGAACCCGCTGGCGAACCAGCTGCTGTACCCGGTCGCCGCCGAGCGGAACGGGCAGGTCACGTTCGCCGGCCTCGGGGCGCTCGCCCACACCGACGCCAACAAGAACCCGACCGTCACCGACTACAGCCTCGTCGAGGTGGGCGTGCCGGCCGGCATGGCCGCGCCGATCGTGGCCGCGTCGAACCCGAACTCGACCGGCAGCCCGACGCGCCCCGACACGGCGACGCAGGTGCCGGCCAACAGCACGCCGGCAGCGGCCGCGCCTGCACCCTCGACCCCGGCCGCGTTCGCCACCGCGACTGCCGCCACGCCGGGGTCCGCGACCACGGTCGTCGTCTTCCGCTCCGACGCGACGGTGGACTTCACCATCACCCCGTTCGGAAACGACTACGCCGGCGGCGCCCGCGTCGTTCGCGGCGACGTGACCGGCGACGGCACGCCCGACGTCATTGTCGGCAGCGGCGGCGGCATCGCGGCGCGGGTGCGCATCTGGGACGGCGCGACCCGGCAGCTGATCTTCGACACCGCCCCGTTTGAGAACTTTACCGGGTCCGCCGAGGTGGCGGTGGCCGACTTCAACCGCGACGGCCGCATGGACGTGGTCATCGCCCCCGGCGAGGGCGGCGGGCCGCGCGTTCAGGTGTGGGCCGGCGGAGCGCTGACCAAGATGGTCCCCGACTTCTTCGGCCTGCCGTACCCCGACTTCCGCGGCGGCCTGCGGGTCGCCGCCGGCGACGTCAACCGCGACGGCGTCGCCGACCTGGTAGTGGCCCCCGGGTGGGGCGGCGGCCCGCGCCTCTCCGTGTACAACGGCGCGACCCTCGCCGGCGGCAAGCCGCAGCAGCTGGTCAACGACTTCTTCGTGTTCGACGAGTCGGTGCGGACGGGCGTGTTCCTGACCGTCGGCGATGTGGACGGCGACGGGTACGCCGACGTGGTCGCCGGGGCCGGCGTCGGCGGCGCCCCGCGGGTGCGGGTGGTGAGTGGCGTGGCGCTGGCCGGCGGGAAAACGAACGTGGCGCTGGCCGACTTCTTCGCCGGCGACGCGAACGGGCGGGCGGGTGCCCGCGTCGCCGCGGCCAAGCTCGACGGCGACAACCGGGCCGACATCCTGGTCGGCGGGCCGAACTCGGAAGTCGAGTTGTACTACGGCGCGGACATCAAGCTCGACCCGGACCCGGACGCCCGCGGCCGGGTTCGCGTGTTCGGCGGGCTCGCCGACCCGTTGTACGTGGGCTAA
- a CDS encoding ABC transporter ATP-binding protein, with product MDTPAIRTENLTRTYRLPRRRWGKAPDPDAPPEFTALAGVTLDVRPGELFGLLGPNGAGKTTLIKILTTLLAPTSGTAEVSGLDVVSQARRIRPFINMVSGGESSGYGILNVRENLWLFARMYGVPTAVAHDRIDKMLGVVGLTEKAGSRVSHLSTGQRQKMNFCRGFITDPKVLFLDEPTLGLDVTSARAIRVFVRRWMAEDPARTLLLTTHYMAEADELCDRLAIIDRGKVLACDTPGNLKKRVQEYPIFELNLAPGSGGWAELGKLWGVQQSTAVEGPEGVALKVALREEPAIGAVVQALATGGAHILSLKKVEPTLEDVFIELVGHGLGGDAVAAKGATAHV from the coding sequence ATGGACACCCCGGCGATCCGCACCGAGAACCTGACCCGCACCTACCGCCTCCCCAGGCGGCGATGGGGCAAAGCCCCGGACCCGGACGCCCCGCCGGAGTTCACCGCCCTCGCGGGGGTGACGCTCGACGTGCGGCCGGGAGAGCTGTTCGGCCTGCTCGGCCCCAACGGGGCCGGCAAGACGACGCTCATCAAGATCCTCACTACCCTCCTCGCGCCCACGTCCGGGACCGCTGAAGTCAGCGGGCTGGACGTGGTTTCCCAGGCGAGGCGCATCCGGCCGTTCATCAACATGGTGAGCGGCGGCGAGTCGAGCGGGTACGGGATCCTGAACGTCCGGGAAAACCTCTGGCTCTTCGCCCGGATGTACGGCGTGCCGACGGCCGTGGCCCACGACCGCATCGACAAGATGCTGGGCGTGGTCGGGCTGACCGAGAAGGCCGGCTCGCGCGTAAGTCACCTATCGACCGGGCAGCGGCAGAAGATGAACTTTTGCCGCGGATTTATCACCGACCCGAAAGTGCTGTTCCTCGACGAGCCGACGCTCGGCCTGGACGTGACCAGCGCGCGGGCGATCCGCGTGTTCGTGCGCCGGTGGATGGCGGAAGACCCGGCCCGCACACTGCTTCTGACGACGCACTACATGGCCGAGGCGGACGAATTGTGCGACCGGCTGGCCATCATCGACCGCGGAAAAGTGCTCGCCTGCGACACACCGGGCAATCTGAAGAAGCGAGTGCAGGAGTACCCAATCTTCGAGCTGAACCTGGCCCCGGGGTCGGGCGGGTGGGCCGAGTTGGGCAAGCTGTGGGGGGTGCAGCAGAGTACGGCGGTGGAAGGGCCGGAGGGCGTGGCGCTGAAGGTGGCGCTCCGCGAGGAGCCGGCGATCGGGGCGGTGGTGCAAGCCCTGGCGACCGGCGGGGCGCACATCCTGTCGCTGAAGAAGGTGGAGCCGACGCTGGAGGACGTGTTCATCGAACTGGTGGGCCACGGACTCGGTGGCGACGCGGTCGCCGCGAAGGGGGCGACCGCACATGTCTGA
- a CDS encoding ABC transporter permease encodes MSEPPVHAVRLFFAAALARSYARVAWLFRSRTWMVQETVLPVLGVCAFAYSYRAMAAPPEYTGLVVLGASMTTFWLNVLWGMGAALYWERDSGNLELFVMSPAPMMGVLTGMALGGMTTTLVRATVIAVAGVLMFDVPIQPTSWTLLGLVFFLTLAALYGLGMMFASVFLRWGREAWHLVNLLQEPVYLLTGTNFPVGAIFPKAVAAAATLIPLTAGLDAMRQVLFRTPGIFDVWLEVALLAVLSVVFFVCARWLLARLERRAAEEGKLTVRWQ; translated from the coding sequence ATGTCTGAGCCCCCCGTACACGCCGTGCGGCTGTTCTTCGCCGCCGCCCTGGCGCGGTCCTACGCTCGCGTCGCCTGGCTGTTCCGCAGCCGGACGTGGATGGTGCAGGAAACCGTCCTGCCGGTGCTGGGGGTGTGCGCGTTCGCGTACTCGTACCGGGCGATGGCGGCGCCGCCGGAGTACACCGGGCTCGTCGTGCTCGGGGCGTCGATGACGACGTTCTGGCTGAACGTGCTCTGGGGCATGGGCGCCGCCCTGTACTGGGAGCGCGACAGCGGCAACCTCGAACTGTTCGTGATGTCGCCGGCCCCGATGATGGGCGTCCTCACCGGCATGGCCCTCGGCGGCATGACCACCACCCTCGTCCGCGCCACCGTCATCGCCGTCGCCGGCGTGCTCATGTTCGACGTGCCGATTCAACCCACGAGTTGGACGCTGCTCGGGCTCGTGTTCTTCCTCACGCTGGCGGCGCTGTACGGGCTGGGGATGATGTTCGCGTCGGTGTTCCTCCGCTGGGGCCGGGAGGCGTGGCACCTGGTGAACCTGCTGCAAGAGCCGGTGTACCTGCTGACGGGGACGAACTTCCCGGTGGGGGCGATCTTCCCGAAGGCGGTGGCCGCGGCGGCGACGCTGATCCCGCTGACGGCCGGCCTGGACGCGATGCGCCAGGTGCTGTTCCGCACGCCCGGCATCTTCGACGTGTGGCTCGAAGTGGCGCTGCTGGCGGTGCTGTCGGTGGTGTTCTTCGTCTGCGCCCGCTGGCTGCTCGCGCGCCTGGAGCGCCGGGCGGCCGAGGAAGGGAAGCTGACGGTGCGGTGGCAGTAG
- a CDS encoding ABC transporter permease, which yields MREQLRTLRLAAWLGWQLETNWASPWLFAIYMVIKPVTGSLMLVCMFYAARYATGGKVPAEFLPYLYVSNACFGLVGTVTFGLSYAVITDRERYRMLKYVFLSPAHFQTYFAGRGLARVAEGTVGAVLNIAVGLLLFSDMRQALGTTGIDWLWLAVFLAVGVVMLWAAGMILAGACLNLSRNGMFLSEGISGVVYLLSGVVFPIGVLPVWVQWVGLSLPTTYWLEGMRRALMGPVPDSAPILRGPLATWSNPELALTLLLTTAALVAFALWFWRWNERRAWRLGKLEENAGV from the coding sequence ATGCGTGAGCAACTCAGAACCCTAAGACTGGCCGCGTGGCTCGGCTGGCAACTCGAGACGAACTGGGCCAGCCCGTGGCTGTTCGCCATCTACATGGTCATCAAGCCGGTCACCGGCTCGCTGATGCTGGTGTGCATGTTCTACGCCGCCCGCTACGCCACCGGCGGGAAGGTGCCGGCCGAGTTCCTGCCGTACCTGTACGTGTCGAACGCCTGCTTCGGGCTCGTCGGCACGGTCACGTTCGGGCTCAGCTACGCGGTCATCACCGACCGCGAGCGCTACCGGATGCTGAAGTACGTGTTCCTGAGCCCGGCCCACTTCCAGACGTACTTCGCCGGCCGCGGCCTGGCCCGCGTCGCGGAGGGGACCGTCGGCGCCGTGCTGAACATCGCCGTGGGCCTGCTCCTGTTCTCCGACATGCGGCAGGCGCTCGGCACCACGGGCATCGACTGGTTGTGGCTGGCGGTGTTCCTGGCGGTCGGTGTGGTCATGCTGTGGGCGGCCGGGATGATCCTGGCCGGGGCGTGCCTGAACCTGTCGCGGAACGGCATGTTCCTGAGCGAGGGCATCTCGGGCGTGGTGTACCTGCTCAGCGGCGTGGTGTTCCCGATCGGCGTGCTGCCGGTGTGGGTGCAGTGGGTGGGCCTGAGTCTGCCGACGACGTACTGGCTCGAGGGGATGCGACGGGCGCTGATGGGGCCGGTGCCGGACAGCGCCCCGATCCTGCGCGGCCCGCTGGCGACGTGGTCGAACCCGGAGCTGGCGCTGACGCTGCTGCTGACGACGGCGGCGCTGGTGGCGTTCGCGCTGTGGTTCTGGCGGTGGAACGAGCGCCGCGCCTGGCGCCTCGGCAAGCTGGAGGAGAACGCCGGCGTGTGA